A portion of the Paenibacillus marchantiae genome contains these proteins:
- a CDS encoding ArsR/SmtB family transcription factor — protein MKILHHPQVQDIELSSVLYALSDPIRLGIVTEAARNGEQPCSHFRVPVVKSTMSHHVRTLREAGVIRVRVQGTQHFLTLRSEDLEVRFPGLLQPLLQAAAQSEIHDS, from the coding sequence ATGAAAATTTTGCACCATCCTCAAGTGCAGGATATCGAACTTTCTTCCGTATTGTACGCATTAAGTGATCCGATCCGTCTTGGGATCGTAACAGAAGCAGCCAGAAATGGTGAGCAGCCATGCAGTCATTTTCGTGTACCTGTTGTAAAATCTACGATGTCACACCATGTTCGGACCCTGCGGGAAGCCGGAGTCATTCGGGTAAGAGTACAAGGTACACAGCATTTCCTGACGCTAAGATCCGAGGATCTGGAAGTGCGTTTTCCTGGTCTGTTGCAGCCTTTATTACAAGCGGCAGCTCAGTCTGAAATACATGATTCCTAA
- a CDS encoding MarR family transcriptional regulator: protein MINPSENQNRDHLIQEVLEAVKDIQIRFQSEDDEEKQWLLQNSPNPAVEELIKEMTVTMLHVLDAIGTLEPVNGITISKQFGFSKGTVSKITRRLVSQNIIVTESLPDNKKEVLFRTTSLGKEIYRLHQGLHHQIDLGVHHFLQRYNEDELQFLVNTLQKTLHTSWIHSQTEEEATELVSREAPTSKDSEAHRANSSTSMTDEMSEIMSMLNKLDSRNLKKAKTILNDVFFVDYED, encoded by the coding sequence ATGATCAACCCATCGGAAAATCAAAATAGAGATCACTTAATTCAAGAAGTATTGGAAGCAGTGAAAGATATACAGATCAGATTCCAATCAGAAGATGACGAAGAAAAACAGTGGTTGCTCCAAAATAGTCCTAATCCGGCTGTTGAAGAGCTAATCAAAGAAATGACGGTGACGATGCTGCATGTGCTGGATGCTATTGGTACACTCGAGCCAGTAAACGGCATAACCATTTCAAAACAATTCGGCTTCTCCAAAGGGACTGTCTCCAAAATCACGAGAAGACTCGTGTCTCAAAACATCATCGTAACCGAGTCACTTCCGGATAACAAAAAAGAAGTTCTATTCCGTACCACATCGCTCGGAAAAGAGATTTATCGTTTGCATCAGGGCCTGCATCATCAGATTGATCTTGGGGTTCATCATTTCTTGCAACGGTATAACGAGGATGAGTTACAGTTTCTCGTCAACACCCTCCAGAAGACATTGCATACATCATGGATTCATTCGCAGACAGAGGAGGAGGCCACTGAACTCGTCTCAAGAGAGGCGCCTACAAGCAAGGATTCAGAAGCTCATAGGGCCAATAGTTCTACATCGATGACCGATGAAATGAGCGAAATCATGTCTATGCTCAACAAGTTGGATTCCCGTAATTTGAAGAAAGCAAAAACCATATTAAATGATGTTTTTTTTGTAGACTATGAGGACTAG
- a CDS encoding FAD-dependent monooxygenase → MGDQEEIQLTQHYDIDVLIAGAGPTGSALAVDLLRRGLRVRLVDKAPHAFQGSRAKGVQPRTQEVLEDFGVLEEAQSEGSSYPLAGFHIGPLTVPWRMQQQNKPTPSDPYPNILLLAQHRTDAILHRLLKRLGLTIEFNNGLEQFEQDADGVTATLSSGEKVRSRYLVGADGGSSSVRKGAGIRFIGETTDSDRTLIIDGSIDKLSRNRWHMWPRTRGTFVGACPLPHSDQFQVMIRLAPDEKPNLDEAALATQFHKLTGLRLYNITWSSVFRPNVRLAEHYRSGRVFIAGDAAHVHTPAGAQGLNTGIQDAYNLGWKIGQVIAGAPDSLLHSYEAERQPIAARVLSKSSELYANLDKNRLASLKRGDEERQLRLSYHGGPLASSEESATKTLHVGDRAPDAPCNGPGGERRLFDIYQGPHFTLLAFGPNAAKILPKLNWPTSGAELYCYVVDTAHDSEQNVLHDSSGKLTRIYGITSDTLVMIRPDGYIANIITTDWQATFDNVARMLAPPCSIGSNSN, encoded by the coding sequence ATGGGTGATCAGGAGGAGATTCAACTGACCCAACATTACGATATTGACGTACTCATCGCTGGAGCTGGACCGACTGGCTCCGCTCTTGCAGTCGACCTGCTTCGACGCGGCCTTCGTGTCCGACTCGTTGACAAAGCCCCTCACGCCTTTCAAGGTTCCCGTGCCAAGGGAGTTCAACCAAGAACCCAGGAGGTTTTGGAGGACTTCGGCGTGCTGGAAGAGGCTCAGTCAGAGGGAAGTTCTTACCCGCTTGCCGGTTTTCATATTGGACCGCTAACTGTGCCTTGGCGCATGCAGCAGCAAAATAAACCAACACCGAGCGATCCGTATCCAAACATTCTCCTGTTGGCGCAACACCGAACGGATGCCATCTTACACCGCCTACTGAAACGTCTCGGCTTAACCATTGAATTTAACAACGGGTTGGAGCAATTCGAACAGGATGCCGATGGAGTAACGGCGACTCTCTCTTCCGGTGAGAAGGTTCGCAGCAGATATCTCGTCGGAGCAGATGGAGGTTCGAGCAGCGTTCGCAAAGGGGCAGGTATCCGATTTATCGGAGAGACTACCGACTCTGACCGTACGCTCATCATTGACGGCTCGATCGACAAACTGTCTCGCAATAGGTGGCATATGTGGCCACGCACACGTGGCACGTTTGTCGGAGCCTGCCCGCTGCCACACTCCGATCAGTTCCAAGTCATGATCAGGCTGGCACCAGATGAAAAGCCTAACCTTGACGAAGCCGCACTGGCCACTCAATTCCACAAACTCACAGGTTTGCGTCTCTACAACATTACCTGGAGTTCGGTGTTTCGCCCCAACGTTCGACTGGCTGAACACTATCGGTCGGGACGTGTCTTCATTGCAGGCGATGCTGCTCATGTCCATACCCCGGCCGGTGCACAGGGTCTCAATACGGGTATACAGGACGCCTATAACCTCGGCTGGAAAATAGGGCAGGTCATTGCTGGGGCACCCGATAGTCTGCTTCACAGCTACGAGGCCGAGCGTCAACCCATTGCCGCTCGAGTCCTCAGCAAATCCAGCGAGCTGTACGCCAATCTAGACAAAAATCGCCTGGCTAGCCTGAAGCGCGGAGATGAGGAGCGACAGCTTAGACTTTCGTACCATGGTGGGCCGCTCGCGTCTAGCGAAGAATCGGCCACAAAGACCCTTCATGTCGGTGACCGGGCGCCAGATGCTCCCTGCAACGGACCTGGTGGGGAACGGCGTCTGTTCGACATCTATCAAGGGCCTCACTTCACTTTGCTTGCCTTTGGTCCTAACGCTGCCAAGATACTTCCCAAGTTGAACTGGCCGACCAGCGGTGCCGAATTATACTGCTACGTCGTTGATACCGCACACGATTCAGAACAAAACGTCCTCCATGACTCCAGCGGCAAATTGACTCGTATCTACGGCATCACCAGCGACACGCTGGTCATGATACGGCCAGATGGTTATATCGCGAACATCATTACGACCGACTGGCAGGCAACCTTCGACAATGTAGCCAGAATGTTGGCCCCGCCATGTTCCATCGGATCCAACTCGAATTGA
- a CDS encoding nuclear transport factor 2 family protein, producing MSQTTITGLEQLLALENIRNTKARYCRYIDTKQWDTLGEVFAPDAVADFSTEGNPIPVLTGRDTIVQVFRDLVHVAVTVHHVHSAEVEFVSENEAKVISPMEDWVTFPEGNDNKSFHGFGHYHETFVKIDGQWLIQHTSLKRLRLDLFE from the coding sequence ATGAGCCAAACAACCATCACAGGACTGGAACAACTGCTTGCACTGGAAAACATTCGGAACACCAAAGCTCGCTATTGCCGTTATATTGATACGAAGCAGTGGGATACATTAGGTGAAGTGTTCGCTCCGGATGCCGTAGCTGATTTCAGTACAGAAGGCAATCCCATCCCGGTATTAACAGGTCGCGACACCATTGTTCAAGTATTCCGAGATTTGGTGCATGTTGCCGTAACTGTGCATCATGTACATAGCGCGGAAGTTGAATTTGTATCCGAGAATGAAGCCAAAGTCATCTCTCCAATGGAAGATTGGGTGACGTTTCCTGAAGGCAATGACAATAAATCCTTTCACGGCTTTGGACACTACCATGAAACGTTTGTCAAAATTGATGGTCAATGGCTCATCCAGCATACTAGCCTGAAGCGTCTTCGTCTGGATCTGTTTGAATAA
- a CDS encoding sugar efflux transporter, with product MKLQQFNSLFRIPTYRLFLVCMLLQGMAISISAPFLAVYFTTRLEVSIATFGLFTAVTLMAGVLFSSWIARRSDQPGARKIILVTAMICNALAFAGYLWIHDFTLLFIYMTVLTALGSPAMPQLFAAAREAVNTATDVDHAVANSTLRSAFSLGFITGPLLGTLLIAYIGYTGIFSSTCFIFLINALLFFFLLKKAPEPSTLRASTGGIQMKLHQDARIYMPFLITTLLYMAHWMNNLNASLFIIHHLGGGTREVGWISSLCAGLEIPIMLGLGLLASKYPNRSLMLWGSLMGAAYYVIVLFSTELWHLLAGQLLLAFFVAVISAIGISYMQDLLPSMPGYASTLYSNASTLGRLFGSLVGGWTAGAWGYRNSYWVCLLLVLISLGMLVITQQLSKEKRQTLSL from the coding sequence ATGAAGCTTCAACAGTTTAATTCACTATTTCGTATCCCTACATACCGGCTGTTTCTCGTTTGTATGTTATTGCAAGGTATGGCTATTTCAATCAGCGCGCCCTTTCTTGCGGTCTACTTTACAACCCGCCTTGAAGTATCCATCGCAACATTCGGATTATTCACTGCCGTAACTCTTATGGCGGGTGTGTTGTTCAGTTCCTGGATCGCCAGACGATCAGATCAACCCGGAGCTCGTAAAATAATTCTGGTGACTGCCATGATTTGCAATGCTCTGGCTTTTGCCGGATATCTGTGGATTCACGACTTCACTTTATTATTTATCTATATGACGGTGCTGACTGCGCTCGGATCTCCCGCCATGCCACAATTGTTCGCAGCTGCAAGAGAAGCGGTCAATACCGCAACGGACGTCGATCATGCTGTGGCCAATTCAACCCTGCGCTCCGCGTTTTCACTGGGATTTATTACAGGACCTTTACTCGGAACTTTACTGATTGCGTATATTGGATACACCGGTATTTTTAGTTCAACGTGTTTTATTTTTTTGATCAATGCGTTATTATTTTTCTTTCTCTTAAAAAAGGCTCCCGAGCCTTCTACCCTCCGTGCATCTACAGGCGGAATACAAATGAAATTGCATCAGGATGCAAGAATCTATATGCCTTTTCTCATTACTACACTCCTGTATATGGCACATTGGATGAATAATCTGAATGCATCACTGTTCATTATTCACCATCTGGGCGGGGGAACCCGGGAAGTTGGCTGGATCTCCAGTCTTTGCGCGGGGCTCGAAATTCCGATTATGTTAGGCTTGGGTCTGCTCGCCTCTAAATATCCCAACCGCTCACTCATGTTATGGGGCTCCTTGATGGGTGCCGCTTATTATGTCATTGTTTTGTTCTCCACGGAACTGTGGCACTTGCTGGCCGGACAACTATTGCTCGCATTCTTTGTCGCCGTCATCTCTGCTATCGGTATCAGTTACATGCAGGATCTGCTTCCGTCCATGCCCGGCTATGCGTCAACACTCTATTCCAATGCCTCCACGTTGGGAAGATTATTTGGTAGTCTGGTCGGGGGATGGACAGCCGGAGCGTGGGGATATCGAAATTCCTATTGGGTATGTCTACTGCTCGTTCTGATTTCATTAGGCATGCTTGTTATCACACAACAATTATCAAAAGAGAAACGTCAGACCCTTTCACTCTAA
- a CDS encoding cysteine peptidase family C39 domain-containing protein: MTEVVLDNLIMKRESKSYVDSLHAVLTHAGLFQASKYVLAGYTGMAFKLSVHRRLLPMSVTAYGQWGESHRPGIDNLGIFTIWDGGRTRHSTFGYYQRDAVNWVKRSLDEGIGVIYWIPEFGVIHGYDDGDRIFYVQDGWSKEPQILLYDNFGLNFTGFWYCQVFGDQVHMPEQEMLLESLRLAIEDWDIPYRLLPDRNIASGRLAYDVWVQALRSGDYDQSGAAYILESYCQSRTEIQMYLQDARGIWTELDQAYACYEQLGALIIQMKGCIIQEHNRCIMQTDATEKLAQVLLEAKALEEQAVDYFRLISSKYPDRKRNTVPRWGAHSAR, encoded by the coding sequence TTGACTGAAGTTGTGTTAGACAACCTGATCATGAAGCGGGAGTCCAAATCGTATGTGGATAGCCTACACGCTGTATTGACCCATGCGGGTCTGTTTCAGGCTTCCAAGTATGTGCTCGCTGGATATACGGGTATGGCATTCAAACTTTCAGTGCATCGCAGACTACTGCCCATGTCGGTTACAGCCTATGGTCAATGGGGAGAATCCCATCGCCCTGGAATCGATAACTTGGGGATATTCACGATCTGGGATGGGGGACGGACACGTCATTCCACATTCGGGTATTACCAGCGGGATGCGGTAAATTGGGTGAAGCGCAGTCTGGATGAAGGCATCGGGGTGATCTACTGGATTCCGGAATTTGGTGTCATTCATGGGTATGATGACGGTGATCGCATCTTTTACGTGCAAGATGGCTGGAGTAAGGAACCACAGATTTTGCTGTATGACAATTTCGGATTGAACTTCACCGGGTTCTGGTATTGTCAGGTCTTTGGTGACCAGGTACATATGCCCGAACAAGAGATGCTGTTGGAATCATTGAGATTGGCGATTGAGGATTGGGATATTCCTTATCGACTGCTGCCTGATCGGAATATCGCTTCGGGCAGACTGGCGTATGACGTGTGGGTGCAAGCCCTTCGGAGTGGAGATTACGATCAATCGGGTGCTGCGTATATTTTGGAATCCTATTGCCAGTCCAGAACTGAAATTCAGATGTATTTGCAGGATGCGCGGGGCATATGGACCGAACTGGACCAAGCCTATGCATGTTATGAACAGCTTGGAGCATTGATTATACAGATGAAGGGATGCATAATTCAGGAACATAACAGATGTATTATGCAGACAGACGCAACAGAGAAGCTGGCACAGGTTTTATTGGAAGCGAAAGCATTGGAAGAGCAGGCTGTTGATTATTTTCGTTTGATCTCCTCGAAGTATCCTGATCGTAAACGCAACACTGTACCACGGTGGGGAGCACATTCAGCAAGGTAG
- a CDS encoding MFS transporter: protein MNNTATASSGERTAGIQEGLIVSLLGFTVVLVVMNTMMFNLALPKIAAEFMLSSVSSSWIVTGYSIVFAISSITFSRLSDFVPIRTLFTTGLTLLGAASVLGFFSNHFILLLIARLIQAAGAASVPGLAIVLITRYIPSDRRGKSMAVVMSASSLGLGLGPVIGGSITQFLGWHDLFIVTGLTLFLIPVFFKLLPSEMPQKGSFDLLGALLLAIGTTGVLLFLTSREWVTLVIGAAALVLFWLRIRRAADPFVQPALFKNKKNMMLSSLGIVSYINNFSTLFLLPQILAHLYGLTPAQSGLVIFPGAIVSMLLSNRIGRMIDRHGNTQLLKFAPWLLLAAAGLFALFADDSIYAIMAVYILLSVGFSALTTSVSNELSGNLTMDQVGAGMGLFQLSQFFSGAFSVAVTGVALTAMQQLPLSSAYTNIFWGMTVVALASIVFSQVYLRMQSRKKTIASH, encoded by the coding sequence ATGAACAATACCGCAACTGCATCATCTGGGGAACGGACAGCAGGAATACAGGAAGGGTTAATCGTAAGTCTGCTGGGATTCACGGTTGTGCTTGTCGTTATGAATACGATGATGTTCAATCTGGCCCTGCCCAAAATTGCAGCTGAATTTATGCTCTCATCCGTCTCTTCTTCCTGGATTGTCACCGGTTATTCCATCGTTTTTGCTATTTCCTCGATCACGTTCTCACGTCTATCGGATTTTGTGCCAATTCGTACCCTGTTTACGACCGGTCTTACACTGCTTGGTGCGGCATCCGTTCTTGGTTTCTTCAGTAACCATTTTATCCTTCTGCTCATTGCGCGACTGATTCAGGCTGCGGGTGCAGCTTCTGTACCAGGGCTAGCTATCGTTCTTATTACTCGTTACATTCCAAGTGACCGCCGGGGTAAATCCATGGCTGTTGTTATGTCTGCCAGCTCACTGGGTCTTGGACTTGGACCTGTGATCGGCGGCAGTATTACACAGTTTCTCGGATGGCATGATCTGTTTATCGTTACCGGACTAACCTTGTTTCTGATCCCTGTATTTTTCAAACTGCTTCCAAGTGAGATGCCGCAAAAGGGTTCATTCGACTTGCTCGGCGCGCTGTTACTGGCGATCGGAACAACCGGCGTCCTGCTATTCCTGACTTCACGTGAATGGGTAACCCTCGTTATTGGTGCGGCTGCACTCGTCCTGTTCTGGCTACGAATTCGCCGTGCGGCTGATCCCTTTGTGCAACCAGCTCTGTTCAAAAACAAAAAAAATATGATGCTCAGCTCACTGGGGATTGTATCGTATATTAACAACTTCTCGACGCTGTTCCTATTGCCGCAAATTTTGGCACATCTGTATGGCCTGACTCCGGCCCAGTCCGGGCTTGTCATCTTCCCGGGTGCAATCGTGTCCATGCTGTTATCCAATCGGATTGGCCGCATGATTGACCGACACGGCAATACACAACTGCTCAAGTTCGCACCATGGTTGCTGCTCGCTGCGGCCGGATTGTTTGCTCTATTTGCAGACGACAGCATCTATGCCATTATGGCCGTATACATTCTGCTTAGCGTAGGCTTCTCTGCACTGACAACGAGTGTCTCCAATGAGTTGTCGGGCAATCTGACGATGGATCAGGTAGGCGCAGGCATGGGACTGTTCCAGCTCAGCCAGTTCTTCAGTGGAGCATTTAGTGTTGCCGTAACTGGCGTGGCATTGACAGCCATGCAGCAATTGCCACTATCATCGGCTTATACTAATATTTTCTGGGGCATGACTGTGGTTGCTCTGGCATCCATTGTTTTCTCCCAGGTGTATCTGAGAATGCAGTCACGGAAGAAAACCATCGCTTCACACTAA
- a CDS encoding aspartyl-phosphate phosphatase Spo0E family protein, with protein MVHNPETIQECIEKARQRLYQIANAHKELWHPEVIRQSMVLDELINQYNNAIRGKTSRSK; from the coding sequence ATGGTGCATAATCCGGAAACCATTCAGGAATGTATCGAAAAGGCACGACAGAGGCTCTACCAGATTGCAAACGCTCATAAAGAACTGTGGCATCCGGAGGTCATTCGTCAATCGATGGTTCTGGATGAACTCATTAATCAATATAACAATGCCATTCGCGGAAAGACATCCCGAAGTAAATAA
- a CDS encoding carbohydrate ABC transporter permease has translation MYHKTTGYRIFNGFNLFFIAAVSLLCVLPLVHILAVSFSGKAAASANLVTLWPIDFTVDAYTKTFGNSNFLSALWISVQRTVFGTLLSMVLVTLTAYPLSKESLNFKGRSLYAWFFIFTMLFSGGLIPSYILIQKLGLINTMWALILPGAVAVWNLILMMNFFRNVPKELEEAAFIDGANHITTLFRIYLPVSMPAIATISLFTMVGQWNSWFDGLIYMNDAAKYPLATLMQTIIVQQDFSNMNVDATQLQNMSQRTVNAAQIFIGALPILLVYPFLQRFFVKGIVLGAVKE, from the coding sequence GTGTATCACAAAACGACCGGATACCGTATATTTAACGGCTTCAACCTGTTCTTCATCGCGGCCGTCTCGCTGCTGTGTGTGCTGCCGCTTGTCCACATTCTGGCGGTTTCCTTCAGCGGTAAAGCAGCAGCTTCCGCCAATCTGGTAACGCTCTGGCCGATTGATTTTACAGTCGACGCTTATACCAAAACGTTTGGTAACAGTAACTTTCTTAGCGCGCTCTGGATCTCAGTGCAACGTACCGTGTTCGGTACGCTGCTCAGTATGGTGCTGGTCACCTTAACAGCCTATCCTTTATCCAAGGAAAGTCTGAACTTCAAGGGACGTTCACTGTACGCGTGGTTTTTCATCTTCACGATGCTGTTCAGTGGCGGACTGATCCCTTCCTATATCCTGATTCAAAAGCTGGGACTGATCAACACCATGTGGGCTCTGATTTTGCCGGGCGCTGTGGCGGTCTGGAACCTGATTCTCATGATGAACTTCTTCCGTAACGTGCCCAAAGAGCTAGAAGAAGCGGCGTTCATCGATGGTGCCAACCATATCACCACATTGTTCCGCATCTATCTGCCTGTGTCCATGCCGGCCATTGCAACGATCTCCCTATTCACCATGGTGGGGCAGTGGAATTCCTGGTTCGACGGGTTGATCTATATGAATGACGCAGCCAAATATCCGCTCGCTACGTTAATGCAAACCATTATCGTGCAACAGGATTTCTCCAATATGAATGTCGATGCGACGCAGCTTCAGAACATGTCGCAGCGTACCGTTAACGCAGCCCAGATCTTTATTGGGGCACTGCCAATCCTCCTCGTGTATCCATTCTTGCAGCGTTTCTTTGTAAAAGGAATTGTGCTTGGGGCCGTAAAAGAATAG
- a CDS encoding ABC transporter permease, translated as MEQPLTTNTPVRQATHNPRKRTRWNFKRNWPLHLMLLPSVLLTLLFAYVPMGGIIIAFQDFKPWLGFTGSKWVGWDNFRFMFEYPDSVQVIWNTVLIAAMKIVAGLVAPVVFAILLNEVRNSTFKRFSQTLVYLPHFLSWVVLGGILLDMLSPEGGLINQVLAAVGVEPIFFLGDGDWFRVTVVISDVWKEFGFGTIVFLAALAGINPALYEASEVDGATRLKQTLHITLPALVPMIIVVGTLSLGNILNAGFDQIFNLYNPLVYDKGDIIDTFVYRMGILNGKMSFATAVGLFKSFVAMFLVITAYRMAYKIANYRIF; from the coding sequence ATGGAACAACCACTAACGACCAATACGCCGGTGCGGCAGGCAACACACAATCCACGCAAACGTACCCGCTGGAATTTCAAACGCAATTGGCCGCTGCATCTGATGCTGCTGCCTTCGGTATTGCTCACATTGCTGTTCGCCTATGTGCCTATGGGCGGCATTATTATTGCGTTTCAGGATTTCAAACCATGGCTGGGATTCACCGGCTCCAAATGGGTAGGATGGGATAACTTCCGATTCATGTTCGAATATCCGGATAGTGTTCAGGTCATCTGGAACACCGTACTGATTGCCGCCATGAAGATTGTGGCCGGACTCGTGGCCCCGGTCGTGTTTGCCATTTTGCTGAATGAAGTACGTAATTCCACGTTCAAACGGTTCTCACAGACGCTGGTATACCTACCCCATTTCTTGTCTTGGGTTGTACTGGGCGGCATACTGCTGGACATGCTTTCCCCCGAAGGCGGTCTGATTAACCAGGTGCTGGCGGCTGTTGGCGTTGAACCGATCTTCTTTCTGGGAGATGGCGACTGGTTCCGTGTAACCGTGGTCATCAGTGATGTATGGAAGGAATTCGGATTTGGTACCATTGTCTTTCTTGCAGCCCTTGCGGGCATTAACCCTGCTCTGTACGAAGCTTCCGAAGTTGACGGGGCAACACGGCTTAAGCAGACCCTACACATTACGCTGCCTGCACTCGTGCCGATGATCATTGTGGTGGGAACGCTATCACTGGGGAATATTCTTAATGCTGGATTTGACCAGATTTTCAACCTGTACAATCCACTTGTATATGATAAAGGCGATATTATTGACACGTTTGTTTATCGGATGGGTATTTTGAATGGCAAAATGAGCTTTGCGACTGCGGTTGGTTTGTTTAAATCCTTTGTCGCCATGTTCCTCGTTATTACTGCCTACCGGATGGCTTACAAAATCGCTAATTACCGCATTTTCTAA
- a CDS encoding sensor histidine kinase yields the protein MKFTVFSKTVMLLVCLLVPILLLYTYANQANVDMIVEEKQQSSLNQFNYFSSQVDKNIEQLSLYGLTLLRDPSILHYRYMTESTSQYEKNSIYLDILDKLSLYQSTSRWKNDITIVLPQAELVLSTMSNRTVFNEKMLNFPQPGRWQLNEGSFTYFFTDNYEWNEKPVTTDVRTVMEIDFDPMNIVAMLDDFKEAQGGDPFLLVPGNEPLLNRSADPELVEAVMRDMPLTELDSEGNHQLEVGGKQYLVSYVLSKQLNGIYVNPVVLDDLLTPMDKSRNMFITSILLLLVLSIGAALLLYRKVQVPIQRLMRGLQQIRKGQLSTRIPVDHSRDEFAYLTQSFNHMAEQIQELIEKVYEERIRSREATLKHLQSQINPHFLYNCLFYIKNMTQLGNREAVIAMSLSLGDYYRYITRDENDMTTVEEEIRLLDNYLSIQQMRTNRLSYEIAVPQELMQQHIPRLLIQPIVENAVIHGIEPMEGSGHIVVTGMAAQEQIDGREYTRYSLFVDNDGVTLTSEEIASLEREINEPMGEEIGTGTWNVHQRLVTRYGHSSGLHFGVIPYGGLSVEIRWFEEEYPNDESNGRG from the coding sequence ATGAAATTTACAGTATTCTCAAAAACAGTCATGCTGCTGGTCTGCTTGCTGGTACCCATCTTGCTGCTCTATACCTACGCGAATCAGGCGAACGTGGACATGATCGTCGAGGAGAAGCAACAGTCCAGCTTGAACCAGTTCAACTATTTTAGCTCTCAGGTGGATAAAAATATTGAACAGCTCTCGCTTTATGGGCTGACTTTACTGCGTGATCCAAGCATTCTACACTATCGTTACATGACAGAATCGACCAGCCAATATGAGAAAAACAGCATCTATCTCGATATTCTCGACAAATTGTCACTATACCAGTCCACCAGCCGCTGGAAGAACGATATTACCATTGTTCTGCCTCAGGCAGAGCTGGTCCTATCCACCATGTCCAACCGGACGGTCTTCAATGAGAAGATGTTAAACTTTCCACAGCCAGGCCGATGGCAGTTGAACGAAGGCAGCTTCACTTATTTCTTTACGGATAACTACGAGTGGAATGAAAAACCTGTGACCACGGATGTACGAACGGTGATGGAGATTGATTTTGACCCGATGAACATTGTTGCCATGCTGGATGATTTCAAGGAGGCCCAGGGAGGAGATCCCTTTCTTCTCGTCCCTGGCAACGAGCCTCTGTTAAATCGGAGTGCGGACCCCGAGCTCGTGGAAGCGGTGATGCGGGACATGCCATTAACCGAATTGGATAGTGAAGGCAACCATCAGCTGGAGGTGGGGGGCAAGCAGTACTTGGTCAGTTATGTGCTCTCCAAACAACTAAACGGAATCTATGTTAACCCGGTTGTACTGGATGATTTGCTTACGCCGATGGACAAGAGCCGAAATATGTTTATAACCTCGATTTTGCTGCTGCTCGTGCTCAGTATTGGCGCTGCCCTGTTGTTATACCGAAAGGTACAGGTGCCGATACAACGTCTGATGAGAGGATTGCAGCAGATTCGCAAAGGACAGCTGTCCACACGAATTCCGGTCGATCACTCCCGGGATGAATTCGCTTATCTGACGCAGAGCTTCAATCACATGGCCGAGCAGATTCAGGAGCTGATCGAAAAGGTATACGAGGAACGCATTCGCTCGCGGGAAGCGACGTTGAAGCATCTGCAATCACAGATCAATCCTCATTTCCTGTATAATTGTCTGTTTTATATTAAAAATATGACGCAGCTCGGCAACCGCGAAGCGGTTATTGCCATGTCGCTCAGCCTGGGAGATTACTATCGCTACATCACACGTGATGAGAACGATATGACGACCGTGGAAGAGGAAATCCGGTTGTTGGACAATTATTTGTCCATCCAACAGATGCGCACCAACCGTTTGTCGTATGAGATCGCTGTACCGCAAGAACTGATGCAGCAGCACATTCCGAGGCTGCTGATCCAGCCTATTGTGGAGAATGCAGTCATTCACGGCATTGAACCGATGGAGGGTAGCGGTCACATCGTAGTTACAGGTATGGCAGCACAAGAGCAAATCGATGGAAGGGAATACACACGATACAGTCTGTTTGTCGATAACGACGGTGTTACTTTGACGTCGGAAGAGATTGCTAGTCTTGAGCGAGAAATCAATGAACCGATGGGTGAAGAAATAGGCACGGGTACCTGGAATGTACACCAGCGGCTCGTTACACGATATGGTCATTCTTCAGGGCTTCATTTTGGAGTGATCCCTTATGGGGGTCTCAGTGTGGAAATACGATGGTTTGAGGAGGAATATCCTAATGATGAATCTAATGGTCGTGGATGA